A window from Macaca fascicularis isolate 582-1 chromosome 20, T2T-MFA8v1.1 encodes these proteins:
- the CLN3 gene encoding battenin isoform X2, producing the protein MTSLATRGHQETRAMVKYIVFFHQVDPGPAPIPHNSSSRFDCNSVSTAAVLLADILPTLVIKLLAPLGLHLLPYSPRVLVSGICAAGSFVLVAFSHSVGTGLCGVVLASISSGLGEVTFLSLTAFYPRAVISWWSSGTGGAGLLGALSYLGLTQAGLSPQQTLLSMLGIPALLLASYFLLLTSPEAQDPGGEEEAESSARQPLIRTEAPESKPGSSSSLSLRERWTVFKGLLWYIVPLVVVYFAEYFINQGLFELLFFRNTSLSHAQQYRWYQMLYQAGVFASRSSLRCCHIRFTWALALLQCLNLAFLLADVWFGFLPSIYFVFLIILYEGLLGGAAYVNTFHNIALETSDEHREFAMATTCISDTLGISLSGLLALPLHDFLCQLS; encoded by the exons ATGACATCCTTAGCCACGAGAGGACATCAGGAAACCAGAGCCAT GGTGAAATACATCGTTTTCTTCCATCAGGTGGACCCAGGCCCAGCGCCCATCCCCCACAACAGCTCATCACGATTTGACTGCAACTCTGTCTCTACGGCT GCCGTGCTCCTGGCAGACATCCTCCCCACGCTCGTCATCAAATTGTTGGCTCCTCTTGGCCTTCACCTGCTGCCCTACAG CCCCCGGGTTCTTGTCAGTGGGATTTGTGCTGCTGGAAGCTTCGTCCTGGTTGCCTTTTCTCATTCTGTGGGGACCGGCCTGTGTG GTGTGGTCTTGGCTAGCATCTCATCAGGCCTCGGGGAGGTCACCTTCCTCTCCCTCACTGCCTTCTACCCCAG GGCTGTGATCTCCTGGTGGTCCTCAGGGACTGGGGGAGCTGGGCTGCTGGGGGCCTTGTCCTACCTGGGcctcacccaggctggcctctcCCCCCAACAGACCCTGCTCTCCATGCTGGGTATCCCTGCCCTGCTGCTGGCCAG CTATTTCTTGTTGCTTACATCTCCTGAGGCCCAGGACCCTGGAGGGGAAGAAGAGGCGGAGAGCTCAGCCCGGCAGCCCCTCATAAGAACCGAGGCCCCGGAGTCGAAGCCAG gctccagctccagcctctcCCTTCGGGAAAGGTGGACAGTGTTCAAG GGTCTGCTGTGGTACATCGTCCCCTTGGTCGTGGTTTACTTTGCCGAATATTTCATCAACCAGGGACTT TTTGAACTCCTCTTTTTCCGGAACACTTCCCTGAGTCACGCTCAGCAATACCGCTG GTACCAGATGTTGTACCAGGCAGGCGTCTTTGCCTCCCGCTCTTCTCTCCGCTGCTGTCACATCCGTTTCACCTGGGCCCTGGCCCTGCTGCAG TGCCTCAACCTGGCATTCCTGCTCGCGGACGTGTGGTTCGGCTTTCTGCCAAGCATCTACTTCGTCTTCCTGATCATTCTGTATGAGGGGCTCCTGGGAGGCGCAGCCTATGTGAACACCTTCCACAACATCGCCCTGGAG ACCAGTGATGAGCACCGGGAGTTTGCAATGGCGACCACCTGCATCTCTGACACGCTGGGGATCTCCCTGTCGGGGCTCCTGGCTTTGCCTCTGCACGACTTCCTCTGCCAGCTCTCCTGA
- the CLN3 gene encoding battenin isoform X4, which produces MGGCAGSRRRLSDSEGEETVPEPRLPLLDHQGAHWKNAVGFWLLGLCNNFSYVVMLSAAHDILSHERTSGNQSHVDPGPAPIPHNSSSRFDCNSVSTAAVLLADILPTLVIKLLAPLGLHLLPYSPRVLVSGICAAGSFVLVAFSHSVGTGLCGVVLASISSGLGEVTFLSLTAFYPRAVISWWSSGTGGAGLLGALSYLGLTQAGLSPQQTLLSMLGIPALLLASYFLLLTSPEAQDPGGEEEAESSARQPLIRTEAPESKPGSSSSLSLRERWTVFKGLLWYIVPLVVVYFAEYFINQGLFELLFFRNTSLSHAQQYRWYQMLYQAGVFASRSSLRCCHIRFTWALALLQRQSFALVAQAGVQ; this is translated from the exons TCGGATTCCGAGG GTGAGGAGACCGTCCCGGAGCCACGGCTCCCTCTATTGGACCATCAGGGCGCGCATTGGAAGAACGCGGTGGGCTTCTG GCTGCTGGGCCTTTGCAACAACTTCTCTTATGTGGTGATGCTGAGTGCTGCCCATGACATCCTTAGCCACGAGAGGACATCAGGAAACCAGAGCCAT GTGGACCCAGGCCCAGCGCCCATCCCCCACAACAGCTCATCACGATTTGACTGCAACTCTGTCTCTACGGCT GCCGTGCTCCTGGCAGACATCCTCCCCACGCTCGTCATCAAATTGTTGGCTCCTCTTGGCCTTCACCTGCTGCCCTACAG CCCCCGGGTTCTTGTCAGTGGGATTTGTGCTGCTGGAAGCTTCGTCCTGGTTGCCTTTTCTCATTCTGTGGGGACCGGCCTGTGTG GTGTGGTCTTGGCTAGCATCTCATCAGGCCTCGGGGAGGTCACCTTCCTCTCCCTCACTGCCTTCTACCCCAG GGCTGTGATCTCCTGGTGGTCCTCAGGGACTGGGGGAGCTGGGCTGCTGGGGGCCTTGTCCTACCTGGGcctcacccaggctggcctctcCCCCCAACAGACCCTGCTCTCCATGCTGGGTATCCCTGCCCTGCTGCTGGCCAG CTATTTCTTGTTGCTTACATCTCCTGAGGCCCAGGACCCTGGAGGGGAAGAAGAGGCGGAGAGCTCAGCCCGGCAGCCCCTCATAAGAACCGAGGCCCCGGAGTCGAAGCCAG gctccagctccagcctctcCCTTCGGGAAAGGTGGACAGTGTTCAAG GGTCTGCTGTGGTACATCGTCCCCTTGGTCGTGGTTTACTTTGCCGAATATTTCATCAACCAGGGACTT TTTGAACTCCTCTTTTTCCGGAACACTTCCCTGAGTCACGCTCAGCAATACCGCTG GTACCAGATGTTGTACCAGGCAGGCGTCTTTGCCTCCCGCTCTTCTCTCCGCTGCTGTCACATCCGTTTCACCTGGGCCCTGGCCCTGCTGCAG agacagagtttcgctcttgttgctcaggctggagtgcaatag
- the CLN3 gene encoding battenin isoform X10, whose protein sequence is MLSAAHDILSHERTSGNQSHVDPGPAPIPHNSSSRFDCNSVSTAPPGSCQWDLCCWKLRPGCLFSFCGDRPVCYFLLLTSPEAQDPGGEEEAESSARQPLIRTEAPESKPGSSSSLSLRERWTVFKGLLWYIVPLVVVYFAEYFINQGLFELLFFRNTSLSHAQQYRWYQMLYQAGVFASRSSLRCCHIRFTWALALLQCLNLAFLLADVWFGFLPSIYFVFLIILYEGLLGGAAYVNTFHNIALETSDEHREFAMATTCISDTLGISLSGLLALPLHDFLCQLS, encoded by the exons ATGCTGAGTGCTGCCCATGACATCCTTAGCCACGAGAGGACATCAGGAAACCAGAGCCAT GTGGACCCAGGCCCAGCGCCCATCCCCCACAACAGCTCATCACGATTTGACTGCAACTCTGTCTCTACGGCT CCCCCGGGTTCTTGTCAGTGGGATTTGTGCTGCTGGAAGCTTCGTCCTGGTTGCCTTTTCTCATTCTGTGGGGACCGGCCTGTGTG CTATTTCTTGTTGCTTACATCTCCTGAGGCCCAGGACCCTGGAGGGGAAGAAGAGGCGGAGAGCTCAGCCCGGCAGCCCCTCATAAGAACCGAGGCCCCGGAGTCGAAGCCAG gctccagctccagcctctcCCTTCGGGAAAGGTGGACAGTGTTCAAG GGTCTGCTGTGGTACATCGTCCCCTTGGTCGTGGTTTACTTTGCCGAATATTTCATCAACCAGGGACTT TTTGAACTCCTCTTTTTCCGGAACACTTCCCTGAGTCACGCTCAGCAATACCGCTG GTACCAGATGTTGTACCAGGCAGGCGTCTTTGCCTCCCGCTCTTCTCTCCGCTGCTGTCACATCCGTTTCACCTGGGCCCTGGCCCTGCTGCAG TGCCTCAACCTGGCATTCCTGCTCGCGGACGTGTGGTTCGGCTTTCTGCCAAGCATCTACTTCGTCTTCCTGATCATTCTGTATGAGGGGCTCCTGGGAGGCGCAGCCTATGTGAACACCTTCCACAACATCGCCCTGGAG ACCAGTGATGAGCACCGGGAGTTTGCAATGGCGACCACCTGCATCTCTGACACGCTGGGGATCTCCCTGTCGGGGCTCCTGGCTTTGCCTCTGCACGACTTCCTCTGCCAGCTCTCCTGA
- the CLN3 gene encoding battenin isoform X6 — MTSLATRGHQETRAMWTQAQRPSPTTAHHDLTATLSLRLPRVLVSGICAAGSFVLVAFSHSVGTGLCGVVLASISSGLGEVTFLSLTAFYPRAVISWWSSGTGGAGLLGALSYLGLTQAGLSPQQTLLSMLGIPALLLASYFLLLTSPEAQDPGGEEEAESSARQPLIRTEAPESKPGSSSSLSLRERWTVFKGLLWYIVPLVVVYFAEYFINQGLFELLFFRNTSLSHAQQYRWYQMLYQAGVFASRSSLRCCHIRFTWALALLQCLNLAFLLADVWFGFLPSIYFVFLIILYEGLLGGAAYVNTFHNIALETSDEHREFAMATTCISDTLGISLSGLLALPLHDFLCQLS, encoded by the exons ATGACATCCTTAGCCACGAGAGGACATCAGGAAACCAGAGCCAT GTGGACCCAGGCCCAGCGCCCATCCCCCACAACAGCTCATCACGATTTGACTGCAACTCTGTCTCTACGGCT CCCCCGGGTTCTTGTCAGTGGGATTTGTGCTGCTGGAAGCTTCGTCCTGGTTGCCTTTTCTCATTCTGTGGGGACCGGCCTGTGTG GTGTGGTCTTGGCTAGCATCTCATCAGGCCTCGGGGAGGTCACCTTCCTCTCCCTCACTGCCTTCTACCCCAG GGCTGTGATCTCCTGGTGGTCCTCAGGGACTGGGGGAGCTGGGCTGCTGGGGGCCTTGTCCTACCTGGGcctcacccaggctggcctctcCCCCCAACAGACCCTGCTCTCCATGCTGGGTATCCCTGCCCTGCTGCTGGCCAG CTATTTCTTGTTGCTTACATCTCCTGAGGCCCAGGACCCTGGAGGGGAAGAAGAGGCGGAGAGCTCAGCCCGGCAGCCCCTCATAAGAACCGAGGCCCCGGAGTCGAAGCCAG gctccagctccagcctctcCCTTCGGGAAAGGTGGACAGTGTTCAAG GGTCTGCTGTGGTACATCGTCCCCTTGGTCGTGGTTTACTTTGCCGAATATTTCATCAACCAGGGACTT TTTGAACTCCTCTTTTTCCGGAACACTTCCCTGAGTCACGCTCAGCAATACCGCTG GTACCAGATGTTGTACCAGGCAGGCGTCTTTGCCTCCCGCTCTTCTCTCCGCTGCTGTCACATCCGTTTCACCTGGGCCCTGGCCCTGCTGCAG TGCCTCAACCTGGCATTCCTGCTCGCGGACGTGTGGTTCGGCTTTCTGCCAAGCATCTACTTCGTCTTCCTGATCATTCTGTATGAGGGGCTCCTGGGAGGCGCAGCCTATGTGAACACCTTCCACAACATCGCCCTGGAG ACCAGTGATGAGCACCGGGAGTTTGCAATGGCGACCACCTGCATCTCTGACACGCTGGGGATCTCCCTGTCGGGGCTCCTGGCTTTGCCTCTGCACGACTTCCTCTGCCAGCTCTCCTGA
- the CLN3 gene encoding battenin isoform X9 → MTSLATRGHQETRAMVKYIVFFHQVDPGPAPIPHNSSSRFDCNSVSTAPPGSCQWDLCCWKLRPGCLFSFCGDRPVCYFLLLTSPEAQDPGGEEEAESSARQPLIRTEAPESKPGSSSSLSLRERWTVFKGLLWYIVPLVVVYFAEYFINQGLFELLFFRNTSLSHAQQYRWYQMLYQAGVFASRSSLRCCHIRFTWALALLQCLNLAFLLADVWFGFLPSIYFVFLIILYEGLLGGAAYVNTFHNIALETSDEHREFAMATTCISDTLGISLSGLLALPLHDFLCQLS, encoded by the exons ATGACATCCTTAGCCACGAGAGGACATCAGGAAACCAGAGCCAT GGTGAAATACATCGTTTTCTTCCATCAGGTGGACCCAGGCCCAGCGCCCATCCCCCACAACAGCTCATCACGATTTGACTGCAACTCTGTCTCTACGGCT CCCCCGGGTTCTTGTCAGTGGGATTTGTGCTGCTGGAAGCTTCGTCCTGGTTGCCTTTTCTCATTCTGTGGGGACCGGCCTGTGTG CTATTTCTTGTTGCTTACATCTCCTGAGGCCCAGGACCCTGGAGGGGAAGAAGAGGCGGAGAGCTCAGCCCGGCAGCCCCTCATAAGAACCGAGGCCCCGGAGTCGAAGCCAG gctccagctccagcctctcCCTTCGGGAAAGGTGGACAGTGTTCAAG GGTCTGCTGTGGTACATCGTCCCCTTGGTCGTGGTTTACTTTGCCGAATATTTCATCAACCAGGGACTT TTTGAACTCCTCTTTTTCCGGAACACTTCCCTGAGTCACGCTCAGCAATACCGCTG GTACCAGATGTTGTACCAGGCAGGCGTCTTTGCCTCCCGCTCTTCTCTCCGCTGCTGTCACATCCGTTTCACCTGGGCCCTGGCCCTGCTGCAG TGCCTCAACCTGGCATTCCTGCTCGCGGACGTGTGGTTCGGCTTTCTGCCAAGCATCTACTTCGTCTTCCTGATCATTCTGTATGAGGGGCTCCTGGGAGGCGCAGCCTATGTGAACACCTTCCACAACATCGCCCTGGAG ACCAGTGATGAGCACCGGGAGTTTGCAATGGCGACCACCTGCATCTCTGACACGCTGGGGATCTCCCTGTCGGGGCTCCTGGCTTTGCCTCTGCACGACTTCCTCTGCCAGCTCTCCTGA
- the CLN3 gene encoding battenin isoform X5 — protein MGGCAGSRRRLSDSEGEETVPEPRLPLLDHQGAHWKNAVGFCPRVLVSGICAAGSFVLVAFSHSVGTGLCGVVLASISSGLGEVTFLSLTAFYPRAVISWWSSGTGGAGLLGALSYLGLTQAGLSPQQTLLSMLGIPALLLASYFLLLTSPEAQDPGGEEEAESSARQPLIRTEAPESKPGSSSSLSLRERWTVFKGLLWYIVPLVVVYFAEYFINQGLFELLFFRNTSLSHAQQYRWYQMLYQAGVFASRSSLRCCHIRFTWALALLQCLNLAFLLADVWFGFLPSIYFVFLIILYEGLLGGAAYVNTFHNIALETSDEHREFAMATTCISDTLGISLSGLLALPLHDFLCQLS, from the exons TCGGATTCCGAGG GTGAGGAGACCGTCCCGGAGCCACGGCTCCCTCTATTGGACCATCAGGGCGCGCATTGGAAGAACGCGGTGGGCTTCTG CCCCCGGGTTCTTGTCAGTGGGATTTGTGCTGCTGGAAGCTTCGTCCTGGTTGCCTTTTCTCATTCTGTGGGGACCGGCCTGTGTG GTGTGGTCTTGGCTAGCATCTCATCAGGCCTCGGGGAGGTCACCTTCCTCTCCCTCACTGCCTTCTACCCCAG GGCTGTGATCTCCTGGTGGTCCTCAGGGACTGGGGGAGCTGGGCTGCTGGGGGCCTTGTCCTACCTGGGcctcacccaggctggcctctcCCCCCAACAGACCCTGCTCTCCATGCTGGGTATCCCTGCCCTGCTGCTGGCCAG CTATTTCTTGTTGCTTACATCTCCTGAGGCCCAGGACCCTGGAGGGGAAGAAGAGGCGGAGAGCTCAGCCCGGCAGCCCCTCATAAGAACCGAGGCCCCGGAGTCGAAGCCAG gctccagctccagcctctcCCTTCGGGAAAGGTGGACAGTGTTCAAG GGTCTGCTGTGGTACATCGTCCCCTTGGTCGTGGTTTACTTTGCCGAATATTTCATCAACCAGGGACTT TTTGAACTCCTCTTTTTCCGGAACACTTCCCTGAGTCACGCTCAGCAATACCGCTG GTACCAGATGTTGTACCAGGCAGGCGTCTTTGCCTCCCGCTCTTCTCTCCGCTGCTGTCACATCCGTTTCACCTGGGCCCTGGCCCTGCTGCAG TGCCTCAACCTGGCATTCCTGCTCGCGGACGTGTGGTTCGGCTTTCTGCCAAGCATCTACTTCGTCTTCCTGATCATTCTGTATGAGGGGCTCCTGGGAGGCGCAGCCTATGTGAACACCTTCCACAACATCGCCCTGGAG ACCAGTGATGAGCACCGGGAGTTTGCAATGGCGACCACCTGCATCTCTGACACGCTGGGGATCTCCCTGTCGGGGCTCCTGGCTTTGCCTCTGCACGACTTCCTCTGCCAGCTCTCCTGA
- the CLN3 gene encoding battenin isoform X1, which yields MGGCAGSRRRLSDSEGEETVPEPRLPLLDHQGAHWKNAVGFWLLGLCNNFSYVVMLSAAHDILSHERTSGNQSHVDPGPAPIPHNSSSRFDCNSVSTAAVLLADILPTLVIKLLAPLGLHLLPYSPRVLVSGICAAGSFVLVAFSHSVGTGLCGVVLASISSGLGEVTFLSLTAFYPRAVISWWSSGTGGAGLLGALSYLGLTQAGLSPQQTLLSMLGIPALLLASYFLLLTSPEAQDPGGEEEAESSARQPLIRTEAPESKPGSSSSLSLRERWTVFKGLLWYIVPLVVVYFAEYFINQGLFELLFFRNTSLSHAQQYRWYQMLYQAGVFASRSSLRCCHIRFTWALALLQCLNLAFLLADVWFGFLPSIYFVFLIILYEGLLGGAAYVNTFHNIALETSDEHREFAMATTCISDTLGISLSGLLALPLHDFLCQLS from the exons TCGGATTCCGAGG GTGAGGAGACCGTCCCGGAGCCACGGCTCCCTCTATTGGACCATCAGGGCGCGCATTGGAAGAACGCGGTGGGCTTCTG GCTGCTGGGCCTTTGCAACAACTTCTCTTATGTGGTGATGCTGAGTGCTGCCCATGACATCCTTAGCCACGAGAGGACATCAGGAAACCAGAGCCAT GTGGACCCAGGCCCAGCGCCCATCCCCCACAACAGCTCATCACGATTTGACTGCAACTCTGTCTCTACGGCT GCCGTGCTCCTGGCAGACATCCTCCCCACGCTCGTCATCAAATTGTTGGCTCCTCTTGGCCTTCACCTGCTGCCCTACAG CCCCCGGGTTCTTGTCAGTGGGATTTGTGCTGCTGGAAGCTTCGTCCTGGTTGCCTTTTCTCATTCTGTGGGGACCGGCCTGTGTG GTGTGGTCTTGGCTAGCATCTCATCAGGCCTCGGGGAGGTCACCTTCCTCTCCCTCACTGCCTTCTACCCCAG GGCTGTGATCTCCTGGTGGTCCTCAGGGACTGGGGGAGCTGGGCTGCTGGGGGCCTTGTCCTACCTGGGcctcacccaggctggcctctcCCCCCAACAGACCCTGCTCTCCATGCTGGGTATCCCTGCCCTGCTGCTGGCCAG CTATTTCTTGTTGCTTACATCTCCTGAGGCCCAGGACCCTGGAGGGGAAGAAGAGGCGGAGAGCTCAGCCCGGCAGCCCCTCATAAGAACCGAGGCCCCGGAGTCGAAGCCAG gctccagctccagcctctcCCTTCGGGAAAGGTGGACAGTGTTCAAG GGTCTGCTGTGGTACATCGTCCCCTTGGTCGTGGTTTACTTTGCCGAATATTTCATCAACCAGGGACTT TTTGAACTCCTCTTTTTCCGGAACACTTCCCTGAGTCACGCTCAGCAATACCGCTG GTACCAGATGTTGTACCAGGCAGGCGTCTTTGCCTCCCGCTCTTCTCTCCGCTGCTGTCACATCCGTTTCACCTGGGCCCTGGCCCTGCTGCAG TGCCTCAACCTGGCATTCCTGCTCGCGGACGTGTGGTTCGGCTTTCTGCCAAGCATCTACTTCGTCTTCCTGATCATTCTGTATGAGGGGCTCCTGGGAGGCGCAGCCTATGTGAACACCTTCCACAACATCGCCCTGGAG ACCAGTGATGAGCACCGGGAGTTTGCAATGGCGACCACCTGCATCTCTGACACGCTGGGGATCTCCCTGTCGGGGCTCCTGGCTTTGCCTCTGCACGACTTCCTCTGCCAGCTCTCCTGA
- the CLN3 gene encoding battenin isoform X3 — translation MLSAAHDILSHERTSGNQSHVDPGPAPIPHNSSSRFDCNSVSTAAVLLADILPTLVIKLLAPLGLHLLPYSPRVLVSGICAAGSFVLVAFSHSVGTGLCGVVLASISSGLGEVTFLSLTAFYPRAVISWWSSGTGGAGLLGALSYLGLTQAGLSPQQTLLSMLGIPALLLASYFLLLTSPEAQDPGGEEEAESSARQPLIRTEAPESKPGSSSSLSLRERWTVFKGLLWYIVPLVVVYFAEYFINQGLFELLFFRNTSLSHAQQYRWYQMLYQAGVFASRSSLRCCHIRFTWALALLQCLNLAFLLADVWFGFLPSIYFVFLIILYEGLLGGAAYVNTFHNIALETSDEHREFAMATTCISDTLGISLSGLLALPLHDFLCQLS, via the exons ATGCTGAGTGCTGCCCATGACATCCTTAGCCACGAGAGGACATCAGGAAACCAGAGCCAT GTGGACCCAGGCCCAGCGCCCATCCCCCACAACAGCTCATCACGATTTGACTGCAACTCTGTCTCTACGGCT GCCGTGCTCCTGGCAGACATCCTCCCCACGCTCGTCATCAAATTGTTGGCTCCTCTTGGCCTTCACCTGCTGCCCTACAG CCCCCGGGTTCTTGTCAGTGGGATTTGTGCTGCTGGAAGCTTCGTCCTGGTTGCCTTTTCTCATTCTGTGGGGACCGGCCTGTGTG GTGTGGTCTTGGCTAGCATCTCATCAGGCCTCGGGGAGGTCACCTTCCTCTCCCTCACTGCCTTCTACCCCAG GGCTGTGATCTCCTGGTGGTCCTCAGGGACTGGGGGAGCTGGGCTGCTGGGGGCCTTGTCCTACCTGGGcctcacccaggctggcctctcCCCCCAACAGACCCTGCTCTCCATGCTGGGTATCCCTGCCCTGCTGCTGGCCAG CTATTTCTTGTTGCTTACATCTCCTGAGGCCCAGGACCCTGGAGGGGAAGAAGAGGCGGAGAGCTCAGCCCGGCAGCCCCTCATAAGAACCGAGGCCCCGGAGTCGAAGCCAG gctccagctccagcctctcCCTTCGGGAAAGGTGGACAGTGTTCAAG GGTCTGCTGTGGTACATCGTCCCCTTGGTCGTGGTTTACTTTGCCGAATATTTCATCAACCAGGGACTT TTTGAACTCCTCTTTTTCCGGAACACTTCCCTGAGTCACGCTCAGCAATACCGCTG GTACCAGATGTTGTACCAGGCAGGCGTCTTTGCCTCCCGCTCTTCTCTCCGCTGCTGTCACATCCGTTTCACCTGGGCCCTGGCCCTGCTGCAG TGCCTCAACCTGGCATTCCTGCTCGCGGACGTGTGGTTCGGCTTTCTGCCAAGCATCTACTTCGTCTTCCTGATCATTCTGTATGAGGGGCTCCTGGGAGGCGCAGCCTATGTGAACACCTTCCACAACATCGCCCTGGAG ACCAGTGATGAGCACCGGGAGTTTGCAATGGCGACCACCTGCATCTCTGACACGCTGGGGATCTCCCTGTCGGGGCTCCTGGCTTTGCCTCTGCACGACTTCCTCTGCCAGCTCTCCTGA
- the CLN3 gene encoding battenin isoform X11 encodes MLGIPALLLASYFLLLTSPEAQDPGGEEEAESSARQPLIRTEAPESKPGSSSSLSLRERWTVFKGLLWYIVPLVVVYFAEYFINQGLFELLFFRNTSLSHAQQYRWYQMLYQAGVFASRSSLRCCHIRFTWALALLQCLNLAFLLADVWFGFLPSIYFVFLIILYEGLLGGAAYVNTFHNIALETSDEHREFAMATTCISDTLGISLSGLLALPLHDFLCQLS; translated from the exons ATGCTGGGTATCCCTGCCCTGCTGCTGGCCAG CTATTTCTTGTTGCTTACATCTCCTGAGGCCCAGGACCCTGGAGGGGAAGAAGAGGCGGAGAGCTCAGCCCGGCAGCCCCTCATAAGAACCGAGGCCCCGGAGTCGAAGCCAG gctccagctccagcctctcCCTTCGGGAAAGGTGGACAGTGTTCAAG GGTCTGCTGTGGTACATCGTCCCCTTGGTCGTGGTTTACTTTGCCGAATATTTCATCAACCAGGGACTT TTTGAACTCCTCTTTTTCCGGAACACTTCCCTGAGTCACGCTCAGCAATACCGCTG GTACCAGATGTTGTACCAGGCAGGCGTCTTTGCCTCCCGCTCTTCTCTCCGCTGCTGTCACATCCGTTTCACCTGGGCCCTGGCCCTGCTGCAG TGCCTCAACCTGGCATTCCTGCTCGCGGACGTGTGGTTCGGCTTTCTGCCAAGCATCTACTTCGTCTTCCTGATCATTCTGTATGAGGGGCTCCTGGGAGGCGCAGCCTATGTGAACACCTTCCACAACATCGCCCTGGAG ACCAGTGATGAGCACCGGGAGTTTGCAATGGCGACCACCTGCATCTCTGACACGCTGGGGATCTCCCTGTCGGGGCTCCTGGCTTTGCCTCTGCACGACTTCCTCTGCCAGCTCTCCTGA
- the CLN3 gene encoding battenin isoform X7, giving the protein MGGCAGSRRRLSDSEGEETVPEPRLPLLDHQGAHWKNAVGFWLLGLCNNFSYVVMLSAAHDILSHERTSGNQSHVDPGPAPIPHNSSSRFDCNSVSTAPPGSCQWDLCCWKLRPGCLFSFCGDRPVCYFLLLTSPEAQDPGGEEEAESSARQPLIRTEAPESKPGSSSSLSLRERWTVFKGLLWYIVPLVVVYFAEYFINQGLFELLFFRNTSLSHAQQYRWYQMLYQAGVFASRSSLRCCHIRFTWALALLQCLNLAFLLADVWFGFLPSIYFVFLIILYEGLLGGAAYVNTFHNIALETSDEHREFAMATTCISDTLGISLSGLLALPLHDFLCQLS; this is encoded by the exons TCGGATTCCGAGG GTGAGGAGACCGTCCCGGAGCCACGGCTCCCTCTATTGGACCATCAGGGCGCGCATTGGAAGAACGCGGTGGGCTTCTG GCTGCTGGGCCTTTGCAACAACTTCTCTTATGTGGTGATGCTGAGTGCTGCCCATGACATCCTTAGCCACGAGAGGACATCAGGAAACCAGAGCCAT GTGGACCCAGGCCCAGCGCCCATCCCCCACAACAGCTCATCACGATTTGACTGCAACTCTGTCTCTACGGCT CCCCCGGGTTCTTGTCAGTGGGATTTGTGCTGCTGGAAGCTTCGTCCTGGTTGCCTTTTCTCATTCTGTGGGGACCGGCCTGTGTG CTATTTCTTGTTGCTTACATCTCCTGAGGCCCAGGACCCTGGAGGGGAAGAAGAGGCGGAGAGCTCAGCCCGGCAGCCCCTCATAAGAACCGAGGCCCCGGAGTCGAAGCCAG gctccagctccagcctctcCCTTCGGGAAAGGTGGACAGTGTTCAAG GGTCTGCTGTGGTACATCGTCCCCTTGGTCGTGGTTTACTTTGCCGAATATTTCATCAACCAGGGACTT TTTGAACTCCTCTTTTTCCGGAACACTTCCCTGAGTCACGCTCAGCAATACCGCTG GTACCAGATGTTGTACCAGGCAGGCGTCTTTGCCTCCCGCTCTTCTCTCCGCTGCTGTCACATCCGTTTCACCTGGGCCCTGGCCCTGCTGCAG TGCCTCAACCTGGCATTCCTGCTCGCGGACGTGTGGTTCGGCTTTCTGCCAAGCATCTACTTCGTCTTCCTGATCATTCTGTATGAGGGGCTCCTGGGAGGCGCAGCCTATGTGAACACCTTCCACAACATCGCCCTGGAG ACCAGTGATGAGCACCGGGAGTTTGCAATGGCGACCACCTGCATCTCTGACACGCTGGGGATCTCCCTGTCGGGGCTCCTGGCTTTGCCTCTGCACGACTTCCTCTGCCAGCTCTCCTGA